The Sylvia atricapilla isolate bSylAtr1 chromosome 3, bSylAtr1.pri, whole genome shotgun sequence genome has a window encoding:
- the LOC136358489 gene encoding ankyrin repeat domain-containing protein 9-like has protein sequence MASNQASLQDDQSRHCKFLSYMFYQAVRDHKPVWMLEDMRTMEYFYWEENASLRTYSPSEALLYAVVHNHLPYAQYLLSHFPEEALKVPGEHFCYCPSSAPHLAMAVTYDRRDILGLIIKIAHKLPSLNSYINRAGCFHLEDGKTPLHLACELLRSETVLILLGNGASPRIEDSKGLTPLDVILEQMWDSKVNVASKKLCLDYLLLFMPNPQFKMRKVLQEHPDHWTALLGEDKFNSLVGNTPASLYLQAMQTILQTLPPSHFPKSIQELPIPQALKPLPSYGKKLPSKNVVNIFP, from the coding sequence ATGGCCAGTAACCAGGCCAGCCTGCAGGATGATCAGAGCAGGCACTGCAAGTTCTTATCCTATATGTTCTACCAGGCTGTGAGAGATCATAAGCCTGTGTGGATGCTGGAAGACATGAGGACTATGGAGTATTTTTACTGGGAGGAAAATGCCAGCCTACGAACCTACTCACCTTCAGAAGCCCTTCTCTATGCAGTGGTGCATAATCACCTGCCTTATGCTCAGTATCTGCTGTCTCATTTTCCAGAGGAGGCTCTCAAGGTGCCTGGGGAACACTTCTGCTATTGCCCATCTTCTGCTCCTCACTTGGCCATGGCAGTCACATATGACAGGAGAGATATCTTGGGACTGATCATCAAAATTGCACACAAGCTCCCCAGCTTGAACTCCTATATCAATAGGGCTGGCTGCTTTCATCTGGAAGATGGGAAAACACCCCTGCACCTTGCCTGTGAACTGCTGAGGTCAGAGACAGTCCTCATCCTCCTCGGCAATGGAGCATCTCCCAGGATAGAGGACAGTAAAGGGCTTACCCCGCTGGACGTCATCCTGGAGCAGATGTGGGACTCCAAAGTCAATGTCGCATCAAAGAAGCTCTGCCTCGACTACCTCTTGCTCTTCATGCCCAACCCACAGTTTAAGATGCGGAAAGTTCTGCAGGAGCATCCAGACCACTGGACAGCTTTGCTGGGAGAAGACAAATTCAACAGCCTGGTGGGGAATACACCTGCTTCTTTATATCTGCAAGCTATGCAAACTATTCTCCAGACTCTTCCCCCTTCCCACTTCCCTAAAAGCATCCAGGAACTACCTATACCTCAGGCACTAAAGCCCTTACCATCCTATGGCAAAAAACTACCATCAAAAAATGtggtaaatatttttccttga